The Argentina anserina chromosome 3, drPotAnse1.1, whole genome shotgun sequence genome includes a region encoding these proteins:
- the LOC126785941 gene encoding meiotic recombination protein SPO11-1, whose amino-acid sequence MEGKRSRGSSHPRPRDLLTKIKEFTRAIVEDLSHNRSPQILIDRFRNYCSNPSAICYCSSDLPKGKEALTLRKESHVHRIDVLLRVLVIVQQLLQENRHGSKRDIFYMHPSVFADQSVVDRAINDICILLQCSRHNLNVVSVGKGLVMGWLRFTEAGNMFDCINRPNAAYPVPVHVEEVKDIVSVAQYIIIVEKESVFQRLANDQFCSTNHCIVITGRGYPDVSTRRFLGLLVDTLHLPVYCLVDCDPYGFDILSTYRFGSLQMAYDAKYLRVPEIIWLGAFPLDSEKYRLPQQCLLPLTAEDKRRTEAMLQRCYLEREAPQWRLELQLMLESGVKFELEALSVHELSFLSTEYIPSKIQGCYSIDIDTEQATVKVSGKVNPNMILQVLGVGGKHVKIKSVKFEGEEPSMGGGYLSMGGGYPPYPPPPPPFPYGGMGHYPTVGPYDYPMMMPPLMMLPPPLPPPSSSVAALPQPPKTLLLESPLQKSGSAPPPQSSAAAPPPPNSGAAAQPQGSGTSASATADVVKQAVITSDKKSKRGEGKQCSIM is encoded by the exons ATGGAGGGAAAGCGCTCAAGAGGGAGCTCCCATCCCCGTCCTCGCGATTTGCTCACCAAAATCAAAG AATTTACTCGAGCCATAGTGGAGGACCTCAGCCACAACCGGTCACCGCAGATCCTCATCGACCGCTTCAGAAATTACTGCTCGAATCCCTCCGCAATTTG CTATTGTAGCTCTGATTTGCCGAAAGGGAAGGAGGCACTGACTCTCCGAAAAGAAAGCCATGTGCATAGGATAG ATGTTCTGCTTAGGGTTCTTGTAATTGTTCAGCAGCTTCTGCAAGAAAACAGACATGGGTCTAAAAGAGATATCTTTTACATGCACCCTTCGGTGTTTGCAG ATCAATCTGTTGTAGACCGTGCTATCAATGACATATGCATCCTTCTGCAGTGTAGTCGCCACAATTTGAATGTG GTGTCTGTTGGAAAGGG GTTGGTAATGGGCTGGTTAAGGTTCACAGAGGCTGGAAACATGTTTGATTGCATAAATAGACCAAATGCT GCCTACCCTGTTCCGGTTCATGTAGAAGAGGTCAAAG ATATTGTTAGTGTTGCCCAGTACATAATTATTGTGGAGAAAGAATCAG TTTTTCAACGATTAGCGAATGACCAGTTTTGTAGCACAAACCACTGCATTGTCATTACT GGACGTGGATATCCTGATGTTTCCACAAGAAG GTTTTTGGGGCTCCTTGTTGATACTTTACATCTCCCTGTCTATTGCTTGGTAGATTGTGATCCCTATGGTTTTGACATCTTGTCCACCTATCGGTTTGGTTCTTTG CAAATGGCCTATGATGCAAAATACCTACGAGTCCCAGAGATAATTTGGCTCGGAGCGTTCCCTTTGGACTCAGAAAAGTATCGTCTTCCACAACAGTGTCTCCTTCCTTTAACTGCAGAAG ACAAGAGGAGAACTGAAGCCATGTTACAGAGATGCTACTTAGAAAGAGAAGCACCACAGTGGAG ATTGGAGCTACAGTTGATGCTGGAAAGTGGCGTGAAATTTGAGCTAGAAGCATTGTCTGTGCATGAACTTTCCTTTCTGTCGACGGAGTACATACcatctaaaattcaa G gtTGTTATTCAATAGACATAGATACAGAACAAGCAACGGTGAAAGTTTCGGGGAAAGTAAATCCAAATATGATTCTACAGGTGCTTGGAGTTGGAGGGAAACATGTCAAGATAAAAAGTGTCAAGTTTGAAGGTGAGGAACCGTCCATGGGAGGCGGTTATCTGTCCATGGGAGGCGGTTATCCCCCttaccctcctcctcctcctccttttcCATATGGGGGAATGGGGCACTATCCAACCGTAGGGCCATATGACTACCCCATGATGATGCCACCACTTATGATGTTGCCACCGCCACTGCCACCACCATCGTCATCAGTGGCAGCACTACCTCAACCTCCAAAAACGTTGCTATTAGAATCACCACTACAGAAATCAGGGTCTGCACCACCACCACAGAGTTCTGCGGCCGCACCACCGCCACCGAATTCTGGGGCTGCAGCACAACCTCAGGGTTCTGGTACTTCAGCATCAGCAACTGCTGATGTCGTGAAGCAGGCAGTGATAACTTCAGACAAGAAGTCTAAGCGTGGCGAAGGCAAGCAGTGCAGCATCATGTGA
- the LOC126787883 gene encoding mitochondrial import inner membrane translocase subunit TIM50, protein MSSLILRSRLASQLSKRGRRLLSSDTAAPKQPFSAAETLASNTTSPPRAADGSASTEKPWRFLKYTLIAALTGATAGIGYISYAYSYKEIDERTKALREEASRIEIADDASVFDKFKSLVYTSPVTVPAKAAEAYLDARRAIEEQVRGYTEPYAEKLLPDLHPMERHVYTLVLDLQETLLYSYWTREKGWQTVKRPGVDDFLEHLAQYYEIIVFSDYSSMYVDPVMERLDPKHVVRFRLGKAATKYQNGVHYRDLSKLNRDPRKVIYLSAHARENSLQPENGAVIKPFKSESDDTALIDFIPFLEFVANIRPADIRQVLASYEGSEIPAEFIKRTKEHQRKLQEQPGRLWRR, encoded by the exons ATGTCTTCGCTAATACTCCGCTCCCGTTTAGCCTCTCAGCTCTCTAAGCGCGGCCGCCGCCTATTGAGCTCCGACACTGCCGCTCCTAAACAGCCCTTCTCCGCCGCCGAAACCCTCGCTTCTAATACCACTTCACCGCCACGCGCCGCCGATGGAAGCGCCTCTACTGAAAAGCCCTGGAGGTTCCTCAAGTACACCCTCATTGCCGCTCTCACCGGAGCCACCGCCGGCATTGGTTACATCTCTTACG CCTACTCGTACAAGGAAATAGACGAAAGGACAAAGGCTCTGCGAGAGGAAGCGAGCCGCATCGAAATCGCGGATGATGCATCGGTTTTCGAT AAATTTAAAAGTCTGGTCTATACTTCTCCAGTTACTG TTCCAGCTAAAGCAGCTGAAGCTTACCTTGATGCAAGGAGGGCAATTGAAGAACAAGTTCGA GGCTATACTGAACCGTACGCAGAAAAGCTTCTTCCTGATTTGCACCCTATGGAGAGACATGTTTATACACTTGTTCTGGATCTACAGGAAACATTGCTTTACTCTTATTGGACG AGGGAAAAGGGCTGGCAGACGGTTAAACGGCCTGGAGTTGATGATTTCTTAGAACACCTTGCTCAGTATTATGAAATCATTGTGTTTTCAGACTATTCAAGCATG TATGTAGATCCTGTTATGGAGAGATTGGACCCAAAACATGTTGTAAGATTTAGGTTAGGAAAGGCTGCCACCAAGTATCAGAATGGAGTGCATTATAGG GACCTTTCAAAGTTAAACAGAGATCCAAGAAAGGTCATATATCTGAGTGCCCATGCACGAGAAAATAGCCTTCAGCCTGAAAATGGTGCCGTGATAAAGCCATTTAAGTCTGAGTCAGATGATACAGCTCTTATAGATTTTATCCCATTTCTTGAAT TTGTTGCCAATATTCGTCCAGCTGATATCAGACAAGTATTAGCATCGTATGAAGGCAGTGAAATCCCAGCTGAGTTTATTAAGCGTACGAAGGAGCATCAGAG GAAATTGCAAGAACAGCCAGGCCGACTCTGGAGGCGTTGA